A portion of the Limisphaera ngatamarikiensis genome contains these proteins:
- a CDS encoding sigma-54-dependent transcriptional regulator gives MPIEKIIVLEDDAILRNNLAQTLRRRRYDVALASTIAEAQEYLQADNFDLIILDVRLPDGDGTDLLKALQQRPQRPLVVITTGFGSVESAVECMKNGAFDYLIKPFSTEQIEVVLRKAEEFTQLLKVNRFLSQETDEAEQELLGNSPAMQELRQLIRKVARTQATVLIQGESGTGKELVARAIYRESPRANGPFIKVNCAAIPENLIESEFFGHEKGAFTGAIAKREGRFELAHGGTILLDEISEISTSVQAKLLRVLQEREFERVGGTRTIKVDVRVIATTNRNLEQSVERKEFRQDLFFRLNVVPIHLPPLRERRSDIIPLAEEFMRRFSRKHGVHVKGFSEAALAALQSHSWPGNVRELQNVVERAVILCGDDGLIEPGHLGLATPIQLHSSPPTDPQPTAVPAARPGPAPDGHFPTLAELEKQHILAALDYCKGNRTHAARILGISIRTLRNKLHEIHGTRPQAEDKEDQPDTNPEVTTAETGD, from the coding sequence ATGCCGATCGAGAAAATCATCGTCCTGGAAGACGACGCCATCCTGCGCAACAACTTGGCGCAGACGCTGCGGCGCCGCCGCTACGACGTGGCCCTGGCCTCCACCATCGCCGAGGCCCAGGAATACCTCCAGGCGGACAATTTCGACCTCATCATCCTGGACGTCCGGCTTCCGGACGGCGACGGCACCGACCTGCTCAAAGCCCTGCAACAACGGCCCCAACGGCCCCTGGTGGTCATCACCACCGGCTTCGGCAGCGTCGAATCAGCCGTCGAATGCATGAAAAACGGCGCATTCGACTACCTCATCAAACCCTTCTCCACCGAGCAGATCGAAGTCGTCCTTCGCAAGGCCGAGGAATTCACCCAACTCCTCAAGGTCAACCGGTTCCTCTCCCAGGAAACCGACGAGGCCGAACAGGAGCTCCTCGGCAACAGCCCCGCCATGCAGGAGCTCCGGCAGTTGATCCGCAAGGTCGCCCGGACCCAGGCCACCGTCCTCATCCAGGGCGAAAGCGGCACCGGCAAGGAACTGGTGGCACGCGCCATCTACCGGGAAAGCCCGCGTGCCAACGGCCCCTTCATCAAGGTCAACTGCGCCGCCATTCCCGAAAACCTCATCGAAAGCGAATTTTTCGGCCACGAAAAGGGCGCCTTCACCGGCGCCATCGCCAAACGCGAAGGACGGTTCGAGCTCGCCCACGGCGGCACCATCCTCCTGGATGAAATCAGCGAAATCTCCACCAGCGTCCAGGCCAAACTGCTGCGCGTGCTGCAGGAACGCGAATTCGAACGCGTCGGCGGCACCCGCACCATCAAGGTGGATGTCCGCGTCATCGCCACCACCAACCGCAACCTCGAACAGAGCGTCGAACGTAAAGAGTTCCGCCAGGACCTCTTCTTCCGCCTCAACGTCGTGCCCATCCACCTGCCCCCACTGCGCGAACGGCGTTCCGACATCATCCCGCTGGCCGAGGAATTCATGCGCCGGTTCAGCCGCAAACACGGCGTTCACGTCAAAGGCTTCTCCGAGGCGGCCCTGGCGGCACTGCAATCCCACTCCTGGCCCGGCAACGTCCGCGAACTCCAAAACGTGGTGGAACGGGCCGTCATCCTCTGCGGCGACGACGGCCTGATCGAACCCGGCCACCTCGGCCTCGCCACCCCCATCCAGCTGCATTCCAGCCCGCCCACGGACCCACAACCCACCGCTGTGCCGGCCGCCCGACCCGGTCCGGCACCCGACGGCCACTTCCCCACCCTGGCCGAGCTCGAAAAACAACATATCCTGGCGGCGCTCGACTACTGCAAGGGCAACCGCACCCACGCAGCCCGAATCCTCGGCATCAGCATCCGCACCCTCCGCAACAAACTCCACGAAATCCACGGCACCCGGCCCCAGGCCGAAGACAAGGAAGACCAACCCGATACAAACCCCGAAGTCACCACCGCCGAAACCGGAGACTGA